In Penaeus chinensis breed Huanghai No. 1 chromosome 26, ASM1920278v2, whole genome shotgun sequence, a single genomic region encodes these proteins:
- the LOC125038915 gene encoding major facilitator superfamily domain-containing protein 6-like encodes MITSMEEIERECDNDRIQKIEDNFFFFFFDDLVTQRPRPHRKKFVDNSFVLRRRKREGRERKREGERGRERERRRDRERGDNIAKRPESAHKISEVCRRPADTMKIDRHMIPMKMHYILRYAGTGPLMPFLTVIARQKGLANEVVGLIWTVMPFASILVKTSAGAMADYLRAHRAFFVTSVMVLGGSLTGIYWCPDITPDIANDNAPNRTSGTMRDNTTDITKNLLSDITKNITFDLTKNITFDITSDISNASRTHPTTGKGESEGCFGEGNASRSLTLPEGEICPEVSGNGDLLPMSQLVHRGDFWVLVFLLMTQFCAFMVQLDLQETVCFQMLGDKPYKYGLQRLWGTVSYGAMAVLGGALVDWYSQDLPQKDYLPVHILVAVFLTLDVVVVSRLRFAVPEKKISSAEVTQVFKRPTVILTLITTVVLGMCSGMVWTFHFSPGRRHSCSLGPQLRVFKAPSGTASRGSVLAVGGTLFLPDWQNHLQTRLQQFPLRVPPGLRRPLLPLRLRHEPLVVPARRDAPRRVLLAQPGMRHDVCEQRDSCRG; translated from the exons atgataacatcgatggaagaaatagagagagaatgcgatAATGATAGAATACAGAAAattgaagataatttttttttttttttttttgacgatttGGTAACTCAGAGGCCCCGCCCACACCGTAAGAAATTCGTTGATAACTCTTTCGTtctcagaaggaggaagagagagggaagagagaggaagagagagggagagagaggaagagagagagagagacggagagatagagagagaggcgataaCATTGCGAAAAG GCCTGAATCTGCTCataaaatatcagaggtttgcaGACGACCAGCGGACACCATGAAGATCGATAGGCATATGATACCCATGAAGATGCACTACATACTAAGATACGCAg gcACCGGTCCTCTCATGCCTTTCCTGACGGTGATTGCTCGTCAGAAGGGCTTAGCTAACGAGGTGGTCGGTCTCATCTGGACGGTGATGCCCTTCGCTAG tatattagTCAAGACGTCAGCAGGAGCCATGGCTGACTATCTGAGAGCCCACCGCGCCTTCTTCGTGACGTCAGTAATGGTCCTCGGAGGGTCGCTGACGGGGATTTACTGGTGTCCTGACATCACTCCTGATATCGCGAATGACAACGCTCCAAATAGGACCAGCGGGACCATGCGTGACAACACGACTGACATCACTAAGAATCTCCTCTCTGACATCACTAAGAACATCACTTTTGACCTCACCAAGAACATCACTTTTGACATTACCTCTGACATCAGCAACGCCTCCAGGACACATCCCACGACGGGAAAAGGAGAGTCCGAAGGCTGTTTTGGCGAAGGAAATGCCTCGAGGTCGCTGACTCTGCCCGAGGGGGAAATCTGTCCGGAGGTATCTGGCAACGGGGATC TGTTGCCAATGAGCCAGCTGGTGCACAGGGGCGATTTTTGGGTGCTGGTCTTCCTGCTGATGACCCAATTCTGTGCGTTCATGGTGCAGCTTGATTTGCAAGAGACTGTTTGCTTCCAGATGCTGg gaGACAAACCCTACAAGTACGGCCTTCAGCGACTATGGGGGACAGTGAGCTATGGTGCCATGGCTGTGCTAGGCGGAGCGCTGGTCGACTGGTATTCTCAa GACTTGCCCCAGAAGGACTACCTGCCCGTGCACATCCTGGTGGCCGTGTTCCTCACTTTAGACGTGGTCGTGGTGTCTCGCCTGCGGTTCGCGGTCCCCGAGAAGAAGATCTCGTCCGCGGAGGTGACTCAGGTGTTCAAGCGGCCCACGGTCATACTCACGCTG ATAACAACAGTGGTCTTAGGAATGTGCAGCGGCATGGTCTGGACTTTCCACTTTTCTCCTGGTCGAAGACACAGCTGCTCTCTGGGACCCCAACTTCGAGTATTTAAAGCTCCTTCAGGGACTGCTTCTAGGGGTTCAGTGCTTGCTGTCGGAGGTACCCTGTTTCTTCCTGACTG gCAGAATCATCTCCAAACTCGGCTACAGCAATTCCCTCTTCGTGTCCCTCCTGGGCTACGCCGTCCGCTTCTGCCTCTACGCCTTCGTCACGAACCCCTGGTGGTACCTGCCCGTCGAGATGCTCCACGGCGTGTCCTTCTCGCTCAGCCTGGGATGCGCCACGATGTATGCGAACAGCGTGACTCCTGTCGGGGCTGA